The genomic interval TCGTCGCTGTTCAGATGGCTATTTGTCATCTGTTGTTCACCTCCGTCATTTTTTACCTCCACTGGAAAATGTTGCATACATAATAATACAAGATGCCCTCACCTCTACTTGCTCATTATGACATGTTTCTATAAAATGTactgtcgctttggatagaaaCATCTGCTAAAACAACATCATAGTAGAAGTTCTTGATGGATCATAAAACTAAAATGTAAACGTCATATGTTAAAAGTACAATATGTAACAAATGTACGGTGCTACTTCTAAACCATAAAATTGCCCGGAAATATCAGCAGAGTATTTCCGGGCAATCTTTCCAGAGCAACTACCAGAGCAGTTGCAATGGAAAGATTGGGACAGCCTGGAGCACAGAAGGATTGCAATAGGGATTCCACATGGCGGCTTTATAATTTGCAAACAAAGAATAAATTCCAAAGATTTTTATAAGCTGATCATCGTGTATGACTCGTCGTCGCTTATCACTGATGAAATAGAATAATTGCGCTTGTCTCGAATTGTAACGTTGCCCTCGGCTCGTCTTGTACCCTTGTGCCGTCTGggccagggaggaggaaggtgggggAACACAACTCTCCCTAGACAAACACAACCCTCCTATATTGTGAATTTGGACTGCAGTTCCCATTTTAAAAGCATGGTTACCATGATACATATTGTACCTTTTTAGATGCATGTGTtgttataaaacaaaaaatactaTAAATGCTGCAAACAAGCTCGGGTGACCTCACATGGCCTTCATTTAAACCCTATGCTGCTTTCTGTCTAATGTGGCTGCTGCGACCAGACCTGTACTCATCCTGGGTGGCCCCTACCCTGCAGTCCCACCTGTTGGTCCGGTTCTGGGTGTGCGCCAAGGGTCACCTCCCCTCCAGCTGCACAGGGCCCTGGAAGGTCCTTGACGTCTCGGTCGTGAACCCGGGCCACACAGCCAACATCAACGCCTCCGCAGACCACTCCAAGTGGGCTGTGAGTACCCAGGCGCCTGGGTCTGGGAGCGGGTCTGGGTCTCGGGGCGTTgggggttgggtgtgtgtgggggacatCAACAGGATCCAGGCGGAGGAGAAGCGGGGCGGGGGTACTGTGTGCCAGCAGAACCCTGTGGTTTGGAAGGCCTATCGCAGCTCCGCCCTGTCTTGCATGGATTGTAGCAACGGTACGAAGTGTGATGCAGCGGACGTTAACGGCTAAGCTAAAGTAATGACTGTTCAGGCTTTAAACAGCTGTGAAGAGTTCAAAATCTCATTTGCCATTCAGGTGATTGATTTATGCTTTTGTATGAACCATCAAATCTAAATGAAAAAtcctttatttttatattttttttattatgattcAGACTGTATTAGCTGCTAAAGACAATGATCACGGAATTACTAAGACTAAGAACCTAATGTTTGTTGAAAGTCAAAATCATGtattgtaggcctacactgGAGATGTATTTTGTGGCTTGTTCAGGGGTTGTCTTTTTATCCAATGTTGATGTgtctttttttacatattttctgTGATGATTGAATCAGAATAAATACGTTTAGTAAGAGGATGTTTTTGTTTCTAATTTCTAATAATGCTACACAAATTCAATCATTATTTAGAAAAGAAATCATAGACACCTGTTTAACTTTTTGGTCAGTTTGGATAGTGAATCAAATGGCAACTGGACTTCATATAAAAGTAAATTTATTACCACAAAAATAAGACATACTTTATGTAGTGCATAAATAGCTTTTGATGTGGGTCGGGACAGCGCTTTGAATGACTGCACATCCACACGGAAGGTATACAATCAATTGCAAATACAAGAAAAATAAGCACCCATAGGAGAAAGGCACTAAAAACAACTAACAGTGTAGCAAACGCGCTCACACCATAGGCTTACAAGCCGCCATCGCAAATTACCCATAATCCTCTCTCCGGCCCGACCGCGCCCCTGCCATCGGTCTGTGAGCAGGCCTCATTGGCTCCGACGGGGCTGGACGAACCAGAGGTCACCAGAACTCATTGAGAGGGAACTTGTCGGAAGAACGACCGTCCTCCATTTTCTTTGTAAGCTGGTTGCTTTAAAGATTGTGTGGCTCGTCTTACTTACTGAAGAGACACACAACACCATATCGAAAATGGAGGCTTTGTGTTGTACGTAAAAAAAAGTGCACTGAAAAGTTAAGTTTTGCgtaggtgtttttttttgcatcgaCAGTTCCGTTAAAAACCAAATAGATGTAATTGGTTAGAGGACCCAGATTATAATGATGAGGTCAAGACATGGTCACCCTGATCAAACATAGTTTAAAACATGAACCAAACGTCAGCGTTGGCTTACGATTTGATGAAACGTAACTCTGGAAACGTTAGCCTGTTAGCGGTGATGTTActagttgtttttttcttagtGTTTTCCTGTCAACTTGTTTTGGTTGATTCGATTTATTTTCATTCTGTGCTGTATTACATGTAATAGTTAGGTAAAGACACAAGCTTTGAAAGTGCTCTAAATTTAGGTTtcttgcatatatatatgcatttgcTTTTATCAAGGCATACAGAGTACAACACGTTTTATGACCTTATCGTAATTTCTGAAACGATAAATCATCAGTgctcattttagtttttttacaaTTAACTAGCAATCTCACGACAAACTACAAACAATCCTTATAACTGTAAACACTGCcctgacatcacacacacacacacacacacacacacacacacacacacacacacacacacacacacacacacacacacacacacacacacacacacacacacacacattgatgctTGCATCAGATTTCTTTTTCCATTTCCAGTCATAACTTTCCATGGTCTGTCATTTTTCCTTTGTCGGAAAACTGTATTGACTGTATTTCTACATCGTGTTAAGACGTGTCCCACTGCGGGCTATTGGTCTGGAAAATCACAAGGCGGAGCCACAGCTTCTCATCTAGAGCTTCCATTGGCTATCAAAACGGTTCCATCACCCCTGGCCCCCATTCATTGCTTGGTCAGCGCTGTGTGAGGAAAAGCAAGGTGGAGCTCAGAGCTCCTGGTGTCCCGACCTGTGGAGACTTGATCCAGGCATAGGCTGCTGGAGGGGAGGCTGAgtagaccagaggagagagaggaagcgctTTGCATGGGGGGGAGAGTGCAGGGCTGGTTAGCTTTAGAGATGTGTGCTTATGAGACAAGGCCATGTTCCAGGACGTCTACATTCTTGACATTACTCTGAGGAGAGCAGTGGATCATGGAGCTACGGAGAGAGAAAAGCACACCGGGTGGATCTTTGGATGTCAAAACAAAGTTCGGACGAGTCTCCGCCCCTTGGCCTTGATTCGAGGGAACGTTGCGCTGGTCTctgtgctgattggctgtggacCAAGCAGAGTTTTCCCACCTTTCCTCCTCAACAGGAAATCAACGCTCGATGAAGTCATGGCGTAGAAGACATTGCCGGTGGCGGGGATGATCAGCTCTGTAGCAACAAGAAACAGGAACAAAATACGCTTGAATAGGTGTGAGCACTATTCCATTGAAGACCAGTTAGCATATACTGTTCACTACCACTACTGCCAATAATGCTTACATCGCGTTTGTATTTCAGTTAAACTACTCATATTATGTccatagataaaaaaaaaaaaattgatgtattataataatattatttcaTACATACATGGGATTAACAATTTGGATCTTTTTAAAATAAAGTTGTATATTTTTTAGCAATGTAAGTATTGTAAAAAATGCTTTTGCTTTTTTAATAGCAGAAATAATGTTACACATCAGCATAATCATCGATGAAGTCGATGCTAATCCTAGAATCTTTATATCCATGTCGAGGTGTGCTGTGAAAGAGAGCCCTCCAACAGGGACCCATGGACGACCTTTTCCTTCAGGGAGGAGCTGAATAAGCTCGTATCTGGAGGCCTCCCTGGTGTCCTGGCTGTGCTTCTCCAGCGCCGAGCTCACCACAGTGGGGGTCTTATCGTTACTGGTCACCTGATGGAGAGAAGAAGAGCAGGACCACTCCCTCAACACACGTGACACGTTCCTCAAGATGCTGtactggaggggagggaggggggggtgctcaTCATGCAGGCCATCTGCCTCCAACCGGGGTTCAGGATTTGGATGACTATTTCCCCCCCTTATTAAACAGCCTGGTTAAATACTTGTTTCTGATTGGTCAAGCAAGGCGTCGGTCTGTTGTTTCTGTATAGCAGACTGATGCTACGAACAACAGACCGTTACTATGGACGCTATTCCAACAGCAACAGACACAATCAATTTAAatctattttaaataaataaatcatttttgGGTTCTTTATTAAGTAGTCATGGGATTTCTTCAGTAAGTAGGTGTGTGATTCAGCTTGATTCAAGACTGCATCAATCTGAGAGGGTTTATTTCACTGTAAAAAACTCGCTGTACTGTTCATTATCCCTTACTTTAAGCATTCTGGCATATTTACTTCTTACTCATTTAGCAAATGCTTTGATCCAAAGTGATTTACAGTGAACCCAAGTAGTGGGCTTGTTAGGTTAGGGTGTCTTTCTCAAGGATCCCTACAGGTCAGGCTGTGGACATACTGTCAGTGGCCAGTTGAATCCACTACCCTTTCATGTAATATTTACAATGTTATAACTTCCTTACTATGAACTTTCTCCAGATCAAACCCTTGTCCAAGAGTAACCGGAGATTTAATCAAACCCTGATCGCAGCCCAAATCTATGTTACGCTATGCGGTTCGCAATAGCTGCAATAACGCGCTTTGCCAGTGGTGGCGCTATTCAGGGGGTGCCGTACCAGTATGCTCCTGTACAGGTTGCCGTCTTGCAGGTCCATCCGTATCCTGATGATGCGCATGTCGGGCCCGGACCCCTGGCTGTTATAGGACGGGTTGTTGCCGCAGGAGACCGATCTGCGATGTGATTTGACGGGCGTCGAAGGGGTCAACGATACCGGGCTGGACTCGTTGGTGGGAGGGGAAGTGTCCACGTCGAGACAGGAGACCGAGGGGGACTTCATGTGCTGTGGATGTGGTAGTGGTAGTCATAGCAACGAAAGGCTGTGAGGATGACATTGAAGGATGGTTTGGGAACCACATTTGCCTGAACTTGATTACACTTTAGTCAtaaggtctgtgtgtgggtatgtgtgcgtatgtgtgtttatgttgtagGTTAGCAACCCATTGCAATATATGACGACACAAGCGACACAAAAAATGTAAAGCGTCCCTGGAAGATATATCTGTGTTTGTCATCAATAGACACTGAACTGTCCTTATTATGTTCAGAATTGTATTTTTCAATCAAATATTATCTTGTTTTTCCTTCCCACAATCAACATTGACAACAGCCAGTACTCATATTGTTATTCAACAGTTACCTTTGCAAATTTGGAGAGCAGTTGATTGACAGGAGAAGGGAAGTCAAAGGAGGCATCGCAGTCGCTCGCTAGGCTCGTCTGGGAAGCGCTCAAACTGTCAAAAATACAATCACAAAGACCAGAGTCCTGTTGAGACTTTGAAAACCACCACCTCTTGCCAAAGTTCTTGAAAAGTATTTTTTCTTAATATTTGTACAATCAGTTTGGCGTCATCTTGCTCACCTGGCGCACTCTGTGATGATGACGGTAGGCGTGTAGACGCGGGGGCTCGGTTCGCTAGGGGCTTCGATCTCATTGGACAGTCTGTAActgcagatggacagacaggtcAGCTTAAAAAAATTGGATTCtgcaataaataaaagtaaacgTATCCAATATGTTAGCTTATttgacctctcctcctctgttaaGGTTGGCGCGCTCCAATACCAGTCCACAAAGGTCTGCTCGGACCAGAACACACAGTTCTTACAGGAGGACTGGAGGAGACGGATCTGTGCCAAAACCTCAAATTCCTGTTGAAAATCAAAGGTTTGATCTCAGCTTTCATGGTCAAGAACCTTCCGGAAGCAAAGAGAGGCACCGATGGATGTACTTCAGTAGCTGGGTGTTAGAATAGACCAGCGgaagggttctgggttcaaaccccaaccTCCGCAGCCTACCTGTAAGTACTCACTTAGCAAGATGTCCTAAAGGCCTACACACCTGAGCTCAAGCCTAGAGCGCAAACAGAAGCTGAACCTTCTTGCACACTGGAGGCAGTCCAACACGGACTCACTCATCTAGGTCAATGTCATGTAATGGAATTGCCGGAATCAgctggagagaaaaaaaaacgtgtcCGAAAGGGAAGGTGGAGGCGGAATAAATAGGCCCACAATGCACTTGAGTTCTGGCTGCGGTGTGGAAGTGCTCACTGCTGACCATGGGAGCTGGCTGAAGGCGCATGCACTCTATCATATCGCTCTAGGCTTGAGGTTTGGTGTGTTTCGGCAGCAGCCCCTACCTGTCAGGACCTCTTGATGACATGTATCTAAAACAACGTCATTGTGAGTCCCCTAAGTTCTCAACCCATGCCAAAGATGTACTCGCCACACAGCAGCAGGATAAATAACATTATGATACATACCCTCCTCCTTTTGTCAAAGTTGATGTATCCGTTCTGTGGGGGGGAAAAATAGAGGAGGTGTTGAAGCAGCATGATCAGCCCTGGTGTGTTGTAGTTTATGCACATGCTAATTACTGATCTTGACTGATCTTCTTTTGGTAAAGAAAAGCTTTGGGATTAGCGTGTTGTAGCCAAGGCTAGTTATGACAGAAGAGCAAACAGTTTGCTAACTTGTAGCTATTGCTAGTTATTACAAAATagctaaatgtgtgtttgttgtttgttctaGCTAACGCTAGTGTGGAGATAAGATTAACGGTCTGACTTCAAGGTTGTCCTTGACGGCTGTGTCCAGCATGGTGAGGTCCGTCAGGAAGATGCCCAAATAAGGCACTGTGCCCTGGGCGCTGGCCTGAACACATGAAGACGAGTCAGATGCATCATTAGATAGATATCAAGCAAGGacatcatgacacacacacacacacacacacacacacgccttaaAGTGCTCCAAATAGTATAAATATAaccctgtgtgtgcctgtgcgcgcgcgcgcgtgcatgcgtgcttgcgtgtgtgcgcgtgcgtgcatgcgtgtgtgcgtgtgtgttgcgtaACCCATTTGGAAGCAGTCTTTTTTGTTCTGCTGATCTAAGCACGGTTACATAACTCATATTGTTTATGTGTCTCAATACATCAAGTTTCTTTTCCAGGTCAAATTCTGGAGAATACGACAATTGAAAATCTAACTCAGTATGACAATATCACGAACATTGAAATACAGCAGAACCCAAACCATCATGACGTCATGGTTTCACTTCTCACTTCTGAATGGCCCCACCATGTGTGATCTTCATTAGCCATTATTAGACCTTACAAAATCTATCACAAACAGCGTGAGAGAGCAGATGCATCACTGGGTACGGTCAACTGGGTTATCTGGTTGGTCTAATCCAGATCTGGGTGGATACTCCCACGTGCGATGACACTATACGGTTGATTATAAAACGGCTGATTGTACACACATCTGTAAAATAGGCCCTTCAATCGTTATAGATTGTTTGGCTGAGGGAGTGCAGTGaccgagtttttttttttaaccacaaaacgtaaaaaaaagacTAAGAGTTACCCCAGGATGACGCCGGTTGTTGGCTCGGTTGTCGTGGATCGCAAACTTCGCCGTTCCCTCCTGAAACGGAGGGGGAACAAACGCAGCGTCAAAGCCCTGCTGAACTATGACCTCCTCAACACGTTTGGTGGAGTTGTGATGAGTCGGCGGCCAACGCTCTCCTCTGAAAGACGTCTCATTCTTCTTCTGAGACGCTGAGATCAAGGCAATTTTAACACATGGGTGGAAATATGAAAGCCCATCAAAGCTGCCGTGTACCCGACATCAAAGGTCTCAGCGAGGCTTCCTGAATGAAAAGCTCGGACATCTGTTGTGAACTCAtgttttgtgtacttgtacTTATTGGCCACTCACCCCCTTCAGTAGGACCCTGCTCTGAGAGTAGTTGTCCTTGTCCGAGAAGATTTCCGACAGCTCCTCGTACCTCCTCACTGCTTCCCTGTTCCGTTCATGTGACCAAAACAAAGATGGCGTTTGAGAACGTATAATCTCTCTTTTGGAATCGACAGTCAAAAGACAAGTAGAAGGTATTTGATAGAACTGTTGATGTTTTACACTCATAATGATCCAAGGACACCTAACGATTTCTTTACTTCAAAGTAAATTTGATAGTACTTTGATGCTCCTGGTGTTTTGTGTGGTCTTTCTGCAGAGACGAGTCtcacacacctgtctgtctcctgcccAGGTAATGATGAATAGTCGcccacacctgtctgtctcctaccTAGGTAATGAATgaacagtctcacacacacctgtctgtctcctgcctAGGTAATGATGAACAGTCtcatccacctgtctgtctcctgcctAGGTAATGAATGAACAGTCGcccacacctgtctgtctcctgcccAGGAAATAATGAATAGTCTcacccacctgtctgtctcctgcccAGATAATGAATGACGGCCTcaaccacctgtctgtctcctgctcAGGTATTGAATGAACAGTGTCtcactcacctgtctgtctcctgcctAGGTAATGAATGAACAGTCtcacacacctgtctgtctcctgctcAGGTAATGAATGAACAGTGTCtcactcacctgtctgtctcctgccaAGGTAATGAATGAACAGTCtcacacacctgtctgtctcctgcccAGGTAATGATGAACAGTGTCtcacacacctgtctgtctcctgcccAGGTAATGATGAACAGTGTCtcacacacctgtctgtctcctgcccAGGTAATGATGACCAGTGTCtcacacacctgtctgtctcctgcccAGGTAATGATGAACAGTGTCtcacacacctgtctgtctcctgccaGGTGCGTCGCAGCCGGTGCAGAGGGTTGCTGCGCAGCGCCGACACTATGGCGTACAGCGAGGAGAAGTTCTTTCTGGCGCGACACTCCTAAATAAAAGCAAAGATGCTTAGAATCACAGACCAGACTCTCCAGGTTCATAtaatatgcacacagacattcatGTACAGACTGCTCCAAACGATGAATCAAATACAACTGATACGCATtactatttatatttattaagcATGCCAGTACACTACTTTGGAGTATAATTGTAAGACAAATAGAGTAAGATGTTTGAGCATTTCGGAATTAGCTGATGTTCGGAAAATACCAGACAGCCATTTGTCCATGACGAGCCATAACAGGATGCATgggtgtgtcttgtgtgtgtgtgtgtgtgtgtgtgtgtgtgtgtgtgtgtgtgtgtgtgtgtgtgtgtgtgtgtgtgtgtgtgtgtgtgtgtgtgtgtgtgtgtgtgtgtgtcattgaggAATAGAGCTTTTTTACTTAGGAGATCAAGAAAATGGAACTTGACTTGAAGAACCGTTCTTTCCTCCATATGTTTGACTTTACAATATTAAGCAATAAACAACAATCGTGTCTCTTTCTCAGTCCTCCTTTTTGAAACACTTGAGACGACAAACTTTGAACAAATGTTTTTGACACATTGTTTTTGACACGCACTGCTTTAGGAGCAGGAAGATAAGAGCCCTACAGGTACACTGTGGACCTCGGGGATCGAGCCCACGCACCCTACCCGCTGCACTCATCCTGCATCTTTGACCTTTGATAACTCGGCAGGTGCTCTTTCCTTGAGagttaacctttgacctctgataGGTTGATGCATTACACAGAGAGGCCTTTCTCTTCCCCTAGGTTGTCCCCTATGGTTCTCGTGCTGCGCTGCCTTCTTTTGGTGGTTCTCACGTGTTTCAAAGGCTTTCCTAGCGCAAATACAAGTTACAATGTGGTCAAGTTTGGGGGCGGGTCACAGGGCGGCTCCGCTCATGAACCATAGAAAAGACCTAAGAAAAGGTCCAACAGTGTCCAGAAGCCGATTCTTACTGTTATCACCATGGTAATGCCTCATTAAGGCGCACAGCCCTGCTCCAAAAGAGACCAACAAGCACTCCGAACGGTCTCCCTCCGTTTGGCCCTTTGTGATTGGCCGCTTATAGAGTCCCTCACCTCCGCCACGCTGATCCACTTCTCCAGGAGCCGGGCCCTCTGCTGGCTCTTCAGGTGGATGGGGCAGAGGCTGGAGGCCTGCACCACGTTGGCCAGCCGGTTGAACTGACGGACGGTGGCCCGCACCGACCAACAGACGTCCTCGTGGCCCTTCTTGTCCCGCTGGGACCACAGCGAGCCCAGGCAGTGGTACGGGACCAGACGCACAAACAGCTCCTGGGGaacagcagggagggagggagggagggggaggagggatggagggagacagtgggGAAGAAAGGCATGGAAAAATTATTTGAATGCAAGGTGACAATCAAAATGAggtaaaatataatattatataaaaatatacatttaaaaaatagagCAGGAGAATAAAACTGATATGTGTAACCAAATTAGAAAATGTTTATACAATTTGTTTCATTCAAATGATATTTGTTATGAAGTGAGAACGAAGAGGGAGCTGATTCGGATACCTTCGTCTGGTCTACAGAGAGGATCGAATTTAAACGGTAATGAAGTTCCGGAACT from Gadus morhua chromosome 11, gadMor3.0, whole genome shotgun sequence carries:
- the rgl2 gene encoding ral guanine nucleotide dissociation stimulator-like 2 isoform X4 codes for the protein MLPRSMRTGAFDLPGVESTDVPLIGYRPLSPDNGTPGNQSGRGNANNDLDSSQVDPSPMKSTWYCPLDLSTVAEEEEDGIIYTVVVKQHPSTPNRSLSKSVSRSQCVKAGTEEKLVLHLLHSFAMGDSSFIAVFLSTFRSFTSTRRVLEILKDRLENPPGDNARSHTRQSFNEAVCMVFSTWLAEYPEDFQTLGDPTCLLHLAPLLPSDTSTGADLCARILRIAEELSEKALLADSRSYQPPDPSPDTSAFEPAKFLGFPAALIAEQLTKMETELFVRLVPYHCLGSLWSQRDKKGHEDVCWSVRATVRQFNRLANVVQASSLCPIHLKSQQRARLLEKWISVAEECRARKNFSSLYAIVSALRSNPLHRLRRTWQETDREAVRRYEELSEIFSDKDNYSQSRVLLKGEGTAKFAIHDNRANNRRHPGASAQGTVPYLGIFLTDLTMLDTAVKDNLENGYINFDKRRREFEVLAQIRLLQSSCKNCVFWSEQTFVDWYWSAPTLTEEESYRLSNEIEAPSEPSPRVYTPTVIITECASLSASQTSLASDCDASFDFPSPVNQLLSKFAKHMKSPSVSCLDVDTSPPTNESSPVSLTPSTPVKSHRRSVSCGNNPSYNSQGSGPDMRIIRIRMDLQDGNLYRSILVTSNDKTPTVVSSALEKHSQDTREASRYELIQLLPEGKELIIPATGNVFYAMTSSSVDFLLRRKGGKTLLGPQPISTETSATFPRIKAKGRRLVRTLF
- the rgl2 gene encoding ral guanine nucleotide dissociation stimulator-like 2 isoform X5; this encodes MKSTWYCPLDLSTVAEEEEDGIIYTVVVKQHPSTPNRSLSKSVSRSQCVKAGTEEKLVLHLLHSFAMGDSSFIAVFLSTFRSFTSTRRVLEILKDRLENPPGDNARSHTRQSFNEAVCMVFSTWLAEYPEDFQTLGDPTCLLHLAPLLPSDTSTGADLCARILRIAEELSEKALLADSRSCKHHGRHHQRGFTMCQTEKGGRDNKHNQPPDPSPDTSAFEPAKFLGFPAALIAEQLTKMETELFVRLVPYHCLGSLWSQRDKKGHEDVCWSVRATVRQFNRLANVVQASSLCPIHLKSQQRARLLEKWISVAEECRARKNFSSLYAIVSALRSNPLHRLRRTWQETDREAVRRYEELSEIFSDKDNYSQSRVLLKGEGTAKFAIHDNRANNRRHPGASAQGTVPYLGIFLTDLTMLDTAVKDNLENGYINFDKRRREFEVLAQIRLLQSSCKNCVFWSEQTFVDWYWSAPTLTEEESYRLSNEIEAPSEPSPRVYTPTVIITECASLSASQTSLASDCDASFDFPSPVNQLLSKFAKHMKSPSVSCLDVDTSPPTNESSPVSLTPSTPVKSHRRSVSCGNNPSYNSQGSGPDMRIIRIRMDLQDGNLYRSILVTSNDKTPTVVSSALEKHSQDTREASRYELIQLLPEGKELIIPATGNVFYAMTSSSVDFLLRRKGGKTLLGPQPISTETSATFPRIKAKGRRLVRTLF
- the rgl2 gene encoding ral guanine nucleotide dissociation stimulator-like 2 isoform X1 produces the protein MLPRSMRTGAFDLPGVESTDVPLIGYRPLSPDNGTPGNQSGRGNANNDLDSSQVDPSPMKSTWYCPLDLSTVAEEEEDGIIYTVVVKQHPSTPNRSLSKSVSRSQCVKAGTEEKLVLHLLHSFAMGDSSFIAVFLSTFRSFTSTRRVLEILKDRLENPPGDNARSHTRQSFNEAVCMVFSTWLAEYPEDFQTLGDPTCLLHLAPLLPSDTSTGADLCARILRIAEELSEKALLADSRSCKHHGRHHQRGFTMCQTEKGGRDNKHNQPPDPSPDTSAFEPAKFLGFPAALIAEQLTKMETELFVRLVPYHCLGSLWSQRDKKGHEDVCWSVRATVRQFNRLANVVQASSLCPIHLKSQQRARLLEKWISVAEECRARKNFSSLYAIVSALRSNPLHRLRRTWQETDREAVRRYEELSEIFSDKDNYSQSRVLLKGEGTAKFAIHDNRANNRRHPGASAQGTVPYLGIFLTDLTMLDTAVKDNLENGYINFDKRRREFEVLAQIRLLQSSCKNCVFWSEQTFVDWYWSAPTLTEEESYRLSNEIEAPSEPSPRVYTPTVIITECASLSASQTSLASDCDASFDFPSPVNQLLSKFAKHMKSPSVSCLDVDTSPPTNESSPVSLTPSTPVKSHRRSVSCGNNPSYNSQGSGPDMRIIRIRMDLQDGNLYRSILVTSNDKTPTVVSSALEKHSQDTREASRYELIQLLPEGKELIIPATGNVFYAMTSSSVDFLLRRKGGKTLLGPQPISTETSATFPRIKAKGRRLVRTLF
- the rgl2 gene encoding ral guanine nucleotide dissociation stimulator-like 2 isoform X3, translated to MRRNGIHGVYTLLVKVSRKLADFYQSGLAEQKVDPSPMKSTWYCPLDLSTVAEEEEDGIIYTVVVKQHPSTPNRSLSKSVSRSQCVKAGTEEKLVLHLLHSFAMGDSSFIAVFLSTFRSFTSTRRVLEILKDRLENPPGDNARSHTRQSFNEAVCMVFSTWLAEYPEDFQTLGDPTCLLHLAPLLPSDTSTGADLCARILRIAEELSEKALLADSRSCKHHGRHHQRGFTMCQTEKGGRDNKHNQPPDPSPDTSAFEPAKFLGFPAALIAEQLTKMETELFVRLVPYHCLGSLWSQRDKKGHEDVCWSVRATVRQFNRLANVVQASSLCPIHLKSQQRARLLEKWISVAEECRARKNFSSLYAIVSALRSNPLHRLRRTWQETDREAVRRYEELSEIFSDKDNYSQSRVLLKGEGTAKFAIHDNRANNRRHPGASAQGTVPYLGIFLTDLTMLDTAVKDNLENGYINFDKRRREFEVLAQIRLLQSSCKNCVFWSEQTFVDWYWSAPTLTEEESYRLSNEIEAPSEPSPRVYTPTVIITECASLSASQTSLASDCDASFDFPSPVNQLLSKFAKHMKSPSVSCLDVDTSPPTNESSPVSLTPSTPVKSHRRSVSCGNNPSYNSQGSGPDMRIIRIRMDLQDGNLYRSILVTSNDKTPTVVSSALEKHSQDTREASRYELIQLLPEGKELIIPATGNVFYAMTSSSVDFLLRRKGGKTLLGPQPISTETSATFPRIKAKGRRLVRTLF
- the rgl2 gene encoding ral guanine nucleotide dissociation stimulator-like 2 isoform X2, producing MLPRSMRTGAFDLPGVESTDVPLIGYRPLSPDNGTPGNQSGRGNANNDLDSSQSTVAEEEEDGIIYTVVVKQHPSTPNRSLSKSVSRSQCVKAGTEEKLVLHLLHSFAMGDSSFIAVFLSTFRSFTSTRRVLEILKDRLENPPGDNARSHTRQSFNEAVCMVFSTWLAEYPEDFQTLGDPTCLLHLAPLLPSDTSTGADLCARILRIAEELSEKALLADSRSCKHHGRHHQRGFTMCQTEKGGRDNKHNQPPDPSPDTSAFEPAKFLGFPAALIAEQLTKMETELFVRLVPYHCLGSLWSQRDKKGHEDVCWSVRATVRQFNRLANVVQASSLCPIHLKSQQRARLLEKWISVAEECRARKNFSSLYAIVSALRSNPLHRLRRTWQETDREAVRRYEELSEIFSDKDNYSQSRVLLKGEGTAKFAIHDNRANNRRHPGASAQGTVPYLGIFLTDLTMLDTAVKDNLENGYINFDKRRREFEVLAQIRLLQSSCKNCVFWSEQTFVDWYWSAPTLTEEESYRLSNEIEAPSEPSPRVYTPTVIITECASLSASQTSLASDCDASFDFPSPVNQLLSKFAKHMKSPSVSCLDVDTSPPTNESSPVSLTPSTPVKSHRRSVSCGNNPSYNSQGSGPDMRIIRIRMDLQDGNLYRSILVTSNDKTPTVVSSALEKHSQDTREASRYELIQLLPEGKELIIPATGNVFYAMTSSSVDFLLRRKGGKTLLGPQPISTETSATFPRIKAKGRRLVRTLF